A portion of the Algisphaera agarilytica genome contains these proteins:
- a CDS encoding UvrB/UvrC motif-containing protein yields MKNKCDKCNRPATHHSVEISKEGEKVAINLCDACAAEEGLTMKSAHAPINELLTNFVKLHSGGASGEGESGKSGEGGSPKDTACENCGTTFADFRENSLLGCPMCYKTFEQPLSPLLERAHEGGTHHIGKVPRRAGVGEQRQMAMQRLRRQLDDAVMAEDYELAARLRDDIQQMEGER; encoded by the coding sequence TTGAAAAACAAATGCGACAAATGCAATCGCCCGGCGACCCACCACTCGGTGGAGATCAGCAAGGAAGGCGAAAAGGTGGCGATCAACCTCTGCGACGCCTGTGCCGCCGAGGAGGGCCTGACCATGAAGTCGGCCCACGCGCCCATCAACGAGCTGCTGACCAACTTCGTCAAGCTCCACTCCGGGGGCGCGTCCGGCGAGGGTGAATCGGGCAAGTCCGGGGAGGGCGGTTCGCCCAAAGACACCGCGTGTGAAAACTGCGGGACCACGTTCGCCGACTTCCGGGAGAACAGCCTGCTGGGCTGCCCCATGTGCTACAAGACCTTCGAGCAGCCGCTGAGCCCGCTGCTCGAACGCGCCCACGAAGGCGGCACCCACCACATCGGCAAGGTCCCCCGGCGCGCGGGTGTCGGCGAGCAGCGCCAGATGGCGATGCAGCGGCTCCGGCGTCAGCTCGACGACGCGGTGATGGCGGAAGACTACGAACTCGCGGCACGGCTGCGTGACGACATCCAGCAGATGGAAGGGGAACGCTGA
- a CDS encoding protein arginine kinase, whose amino-acid sequence MTLRNITEHAGEWLRGAGPQSDVVISSRIRLARNLAGFPFVGHANRRQRYEILEACRSHITNKRLGDNIIWVQLADAMPTDRQLLVERHLISRQHGSSKNEIPRGVAVGGDETFAIMVNEEDHLRIQVLRSGMQLTEAFEQINRIDDILEERLEYAYSRRFGYLAACPTNVGTGIRVSVMMHLPALKLTGEIDKVKRAARDMHLAVRGLFGEGSEAQGDLYQVSNQTTLGKTEQEILADFEHTVVPQIIAYEQQARQALLRQREDQLDDKIWRAWALLTHARVIGTEEVLQLLSHVRLGVNLGRLDTVDIRTINELFLLTQPAHLQRITGSEMDPATRRVARARLIRQRLGVR is encoded by the coding sequence ATGACGCTCCGCAACATCACCGAGCACGCTGGGGAATGGTTACGCGGCGCGGGTCCGCAGTCGGATGTCGTGATCTCCAGCCGTATCCGTCTGGCACGCAACCTCGCGGGCTTCCCCTTCGTCGGCCACGCCAACCGGCGGCAGCGCTACGAGATTCTTGAGGCCTGCCGGTCGCACATCACCAACAAGCGACTGGGTGACAACATCATCTGGGTCCAGCTCGCCGACGCGATGCCCACCGACCGCCAGCTCCTGGTTGAACGCCACCTCATCTCACGTCAGCACGGCTCGTCCAAAAACGAGATCCCGCGCGGCGTCGCGGTCGGCGGCGACGAGACCTTCGCCATCATGGTCAACGAGGAAGACCACCTGCGCATCCAAGTGTTGCGTAGCGGCATGCAGCTGACCGAGGCCTTCGAGCAGATCAATCGCATCGACGACATCCTCGAAGAACGTCTGGAGTACGCCTACTCCCGCCGGTTCGGTTACCTCGCCGCCTGCCCGACCAACGTCGGCACCGGCATCCGCGTCAGCGTCATGATGCACCTGCCCGCGCTCAAGCTCACGGGTGAGATCGACAAGGTCAAGCGTGCCGCCCGCGACATGCACCTCGCGGTCCGCGGCCTCTTCGGCGAAGGTAGCGAAGCCCAGGGCGACCTCTACCAGGTCTCCAACCAGACCACGCTCGGCAAGACCGAGCAGGAAATCCTGGCCGACTTCGAACACACCGTCGTCCCGCAGATTATCGCCTACGAACAGCAGGCCCGGCAGGCGTTGCTGCGTCAACGCGAAGACCAGCTCGACGACAAGATATGGCGAGCCTGGGCGCTACTCACCCACGCCCGGGTCATCGGCACCGAAGAAGTCCTGCAACTGCTCAGCCACGTGCGCCTCGGCGTCAACCTCGGCCGCCTCGACACCGTCGATATCCGCACGATCAATGAACTCTTCCTGCTCACTCAGCCCGCCCACTTGCAGAGAATCACCGGCAGCGAAATGGACCCCGCGACCCGGCGCGTGGCCCGGGCACGGCTGATTCGTCAGCGGCTAGGAGTTCGCTAG